GCGTGCCGTTCGCACCCCATGACGGCGCTCACCCGACCCCGCCACGGCCCGCGGCCCGGCCTGCTCCCCGGACTGCTCATCGGCCTCGGCCTCGGCGGCTTCTTCGACGGGATCGTGCTGCACCAGCTGCTGCAATGGCACCACATGCTGAGCGGCTGGTACCCGATCACCTCGCTCGAAGCCTTGGAGCTCAACACCCGCTGGGACGGCTACTTCCACAGCGCCACCTACGTCCTCGTCGTGCTCGGCGTGTTCGGGCTCTGGCGCCGGGGCGGTCCCCACGACGGCCGGGCGCTCGCCGGCGCGGTGCTGCTCGGCTGGGCGGCGTTCAACCTGGTCGAGGGCACGATCGACCACCAGGTGCTGGGCGTGCACCACGTCAACGAGACGGTACCCCGGGCCGCCTGGCCGTGGTGGGATGCGGGCTTCCTCGCCTGGGGCGCCGCCATGGCGCTGGCCGGCGGCCTCCTGGTGCGGGGGCGGCGCTGATGCGGGCCGCCCTGCCGTGGATCCTCCTGACCCTCGCGCTCGGCGCCGCGACGGCGCCGGCCTGGGGCCGGCTCGTCGGCGGTTTCGACCCGACGCTGGACGAGCTCCTGAGCCTGCGCTGCGGGCCGGACCGGCCAGCGTCGTGACGGTCTCTGGCTACGCCACCTTGCGCGGCACCATCCGCTCGCTGCCCAGGGCCTCCCGCGCGCCCGACAGGCCGGCCTCGGCGTATTCCGCGTCCTCGTTGACGTTCCAGACGTCGAAGCGGCGCTCGCCGAGCATGATGTTTTGCGCGGTCAGCATCGCGGTCATCATCGCGTGGTCCTGGTTGTTGTACTTGTGCATCCCGTTGCGGCCGACGAGGTGGAGGGTCGGGTAGCTCCCCTCCAGGTCCCGGCGGATCGTCGCCACGTGGGAGCGGTAGGCGTCGTCGTAGACCGGATAGGCCTTGGGCTGGCGCACCACGCAGGCATCGACGACGCTCGCCGGATCGACGAGGCCGATCAGCCCGATCTCGCGGCGGGCGAGCGCGATCAGCTCGGAATCCGGCGCGTTCCACAGGCCGTCCCCCTCGAAGCAGAAATACTCGAGGCCGAGGCAGGCATAGGATTCGTCGGGCACCATCTCGGGCGACCACGAGCGGAAATTCTGCACCCGCCCGACCTTCACCGCCGGGTCGTGGACGTAGATCCAGTTGTCCGGGAAGCTGTCCTTGGCGCGCGCGATCAGCGCCACGGTGACGAAGTCGCGGTAGCGCAGCGAGCGGGCCTGGAAGGTGCTCAAGGGGGCCGGCCGGATCGCCCCGACGAGCTCGCGGATCGGCGCCGAGGAGACGACGTTGCGGGCGGTGTAGGTCTCCCGGCTCCCGTCCTGGCGCCGCGCGCTCACCGTCCACAGCTTCGTGCCGGCATCGTACGACAGGGCATCGACCCGCCGGTCGAGCACGACCTGGCCGCCGTTCCGCCGGATCGCGCTCGCGGCGGCGTCCCACATCATGCCGGGACCGCGGCGGGGATAGCGGAACGACTCGATTAGGGTCTTGATGACCGCGCCGTCCGCGGCCGCCGGCCGGTGCAGCCCGAGCGAGCGCTTGAGCCCGTCGCGGATCGCGGCGCCGAGATCGAGCCCCTTGATGCGCTGCGCCGCCCAGTCGGCCGAGATGTCGTCGCAGGACATCCCCCACACCTTCTCGGTGTAGGTCTTGAAGAAGATCGAGAACAGCCGCTCGCCGAACTGGTTGCGGACCCACTCGTGGAAGCTCTTCGGCTCAGGCGTCGGCCGGGCGCGGGCCCAGAGGTAGGAGGCGACGCAGGCCGTGCTCTCCAGGATGCCGAGGTTG
The sequence above is drawn from the Methylobacterium terrae genome and encodes:
- a CDS encoding DUF2243 domain-containing protein — translated: MTALTRPRHGPRPGLLPGLLIGLGLGGFFDGIVLHQLLQWHHMLSGWYPITSLEALELNTRWDGYFHSATYVLVVLGVFGLWRRGGPHDGRALAGAVLLGWAAFNLVEGTIDHQVLGVHHVNETVPRAAWPWWDAGFLAWGAAMALAGGLLVRGRR
- a CDS encoding NAD(P)/FAD-dependent oxidoreductase; protein product: MSLHTETLVIGAGPAGLTTGYMLAKAGRDVVVLERDPTQVGGISRTVAYKGFLFDIGGHRFFSKAKEVVDLWNEILPDDFIERPRLSRIYYKGKTYAYPLKAFEALRNLGILESTACVASYLWARARPTPEPKSFHEWVRNQFGERLFSIFFKTYTEKVWGMSCDDISADWAAQRIKGLDLGAAIRDGLKRSLGLHRPAAADGAVIKTLIESFRYPRRGPGMMWDAAASAIRRNGGQVVLDRRVDALSYDAGTKLWTVSARRQDGSRETYTARNVVSSAPIRELVGAIRPAPLSTFQARSLRYRDFVTVALIARAKDSFPDNWIYVHDPAVKVGRVQNFRSWSPEMVPDESYACLGLEYFCFEGDGLWNAPDSELIALARREIGLIGLVDPASVVDACVVRQPKAYPVYDDAYRSHVATIRRDLEGSYPTLHLVGRNGMHKYNNQDHAMMTAMLTAQNIMLGERRFDVWNVNEDAEYAEAGLSGAREALGSERMVPRKVA